The Alteripontixanthobacter sp. genome has a window encoding:
- a CDS encoding arginyltransferase — MTAPVRFPRFFVTSPSPCPYLPGKSERKVFTELKGPHADDLNEALGRIGFRRSQTVAYRPSCVDCRACVSVRVAAQEFAPSKTQSRNLKRNLDLVTSECRPWATAEQFDLLQKYLGQRHPGGGMVGMDEVDYADMVEHTPVSSYLTEYREPADGIVPGRLVGACLTDRQSDGLSMIYSFYDPEHEARSGLGNYIILDHIRRAAEEGLPYVYLGYWVDGAARMQYKVRYRPLERLGPDGWERLSREEQDDLIAQATAPGSQRKPVGGGTKDGDQGQYRVES; from the coding sequence GTGACGGCCCCCGTTCGCTTCCCCCGGTTCTTCGTGACCAGCCCTTCGCCCTGCCCCTATCTGCCGGGCAAGAGCGAGCGCAAGGTGTTCACCGAGCTGAAGGGCCCGCATGCGGACGATCTGAACGAAGCGCTGGGCCGAATCGGTTTCCGCCGCAGCCAGACCGTCGCTTATCGTCCCAGCTGCGTGGACTGCCGCGCCTGTGTGTCGGTTCGCGTTGCCGCGCAGGAATTCGCCCCGTCCAAGACGCAGAGCCGCAATCTCAAGCGCAATCTGGACCTGGTAACCTCGGAATGCCGCCCCTGGGCCACGGCGGAACAGTTCGATCTGCTGCAGAAATATCTGGGCCAGCGGCACCCCGGCGGTGGCATGGTCGGCATGGACGAGGTTGATTATGCCGACATGGTGGAACATACGCCTGTTTCGAGCTATCTGACTGAATATAGGGAGCCTGCCGATGGCATTGTGCCGGGTCGCTTGGTAGGTGCCTGTTTGACCGATCGCCAGAGCGATGGGTTATCGATGATTTATAGTTTCTACGACCCGGAGCATGAGGCACGCAGCGGGCTTGGTAACTACATCATTCTCGATCATATCCGACGCGCGGCGGAAGAAGGCCTCCCTTATGTCTATCTTGGATATTGGGTCGATGGTGCCGCGCGCATGCAATATAAAGTGCGTTACCGCCCGCTCGAACGGCTCGGCCCCGATGGATGGGAACGGCTTTCACGCGAAGAGCAGGACGATCTTATCGCGCAGGCAACCGCACCCGGCAGCCAGCGCAAGCCCGTCGGCGGGGGAACCAAGGACGGCGATCAGGGGCAGTACCGCGTCGAAAGCTAG
- a CDS encoding amidohydrolase, with translation MRFARLARFTALAALFCSVPAAADTLVDNIQGVTIGTSGEVERFTGFVIDDDGRIAQVLERGDDRPRTDYLVDGEGRFVIPGLIDSHVHVMGIGLGAMTLDLSGTRSLAEAQAAIAAFSAENPDRPWILGRGWNQEIWGLGRFPTAAELDAVVSDRPVYLQRVDGHAGWANTLAIEAAGVTAKTVDPAGGRIERVPGSGAPAGVFVDAAEALVNAVIPAPRASDRDRALDLAQRKLAAFGITAVADMGSTIEDWQAFRRAGDGGRLNIRIIAYGAGIEQTELIGGSGPTPWLYDDRLRLNGVKLYLDGALGSRGAWLKRPYADDPDNRGLPLMAGAQLRNTLVRAALAGFQPAIHAIGDAANADALFAIDALSDKFDGDRRWRIEHAQVIDPADIVRFGSHGTIASFQPVHQTSDRLMAEARLDEARLEGAYAWKTVGQTGAPLVFGSDAPVESPDPFAGLATAFSRADADGQPFGGWRAHEAVSRETALAGFTANGAFAGFADGRFGRIATGEWADFVMLDRDPMLASPSELRAARVLQTWLAGRRVFTAGQKSQP, from the coding sequence ATGCGATTTGCGCGACTTGCCCGATTTACCGCTCTCGCGGCGCTGTTTTGCTCCGTACCGGCGGCGGCCGATACCTTGGTGGACAATATCCAGGGCGTCACCATCGGCACATCCGGCGAGGTGGAACGCTTCACCGGCTTCGTGATCGACGATGATGGCCGCATCGCACAGGTGCTGGAACGCGGCGACGATCGCCCGCGCACCGATTACCTCGTCGATGGCGAAGGACGATTCGTAATCCCCGGACTTATCGACAGCCATGTCCACGTCATGGGCATCGGGCTGGGCGCGATGACGCTGGACCTTTCGGGCACCAGGTCGCTGGCAGAGGCGCAGGCAGCCATCGCGGCCTTCTCCGCGGAAAACCCCGACCGTCCGTGGATTCTGGGGCGAGGCTGGAATCAGGAAATCTGGGGACTGGGCCGTTTCCCCACCGCTGCCGAGCTCGATGCGGTGGTTTCCGATCGGCCAGTCTATCTGCAGCGTGTCGATGGCCATGCCGGCTGGGCCAACACGCTCGCCATCGAAGCAGCAGGAGTAACCGCCAAAACCGTCGATCCCGCAGGGGGCCGAATAGAGCGCGTGCCCGGGTCGGGAGCACCGGCGGGCGTATTCGTCGATGCGGCAGAGGCGCTGGTCAACGCCGTAATCCCTGCCCCGCGCGCCTCCGACCGCGACCGCGCGCTGGACCTGGCGCAGCGCAAGCTGGCCGCATTCGGTATCACCGCCGTGGCCGATATGGGCTCCACCATAGAGGACTGGCAGGCCTTCCGCCGGGCGGGCGATGGAGGGCGGCTGAATATTCGCATCATAGCCTATGGTGCGGGGATCGAGCAGACCGAACTGATCGGCGGCTCCGGCCCGACCCCGTGGCTGTATGACGACAGGCTGCGGCTGAACGGGGTGAAACTGTATCTCGATGGCGCGCTGGGTTCGCGCGGTGCCTGGCTCAAACGCCCTTATGCGGACGACCCGGACAATCGCGGCCTGCCGCTGATGGCCGGGGCGCAATTGCGCAACACGCTGGTCCGCGCCGCGCTGGCGGGCTTCCAACCGGCGATCCATGCGATTGGCGATGCGGCAAATGCCGATGCGCTGTTCGCAATAGACGCGCTGAGCGACAAGTTCGACGGCGATCGTCGCTGGCGAATCGAGCACGCTCAGGTGATCGACCCAGCCGATATTGTCCGATTCGGCAGTCACGGCACGATCGCCAGCTTCCAACCCGTCCACCAGACTTCCGACCGGCTGATGGCCGAGGCACGGCTCGACGAAGCGCGGCTGGAGGGTGCCTATGCGTGGAAAACGGTGGGACAAACCGGTGCGCCGCTGGTGTTCGGATCGGACGCGCCAGTCGAATCGCCCGATCCCTTTGCCGGGCTGGCAACCGCGTTCAGCCGCGCCGATGCCGACGGACAGCCATTTGGCGGTTGGCGAGCGCATGAAGCGGTATCGCGCGAAACGGCACTGGCCGGGTTTACCGCGAACGGGGCCTTTGCCGGATTCGCCGATGGCCGGTTCGGACGCATTGCTACCGGCGAATGGGCGGATTTCGTCATGCTGGACCGCGATCCGATGCTCGCCAGCCCATCGGAACTTCGCGCCGCCCGGGTTTTACAAACCTGGTTGGCTGGTCGGCGGGTGTTCACCGCAGGGCAGAAATCGCAGCCGTAG
- the tatB gene encoding Sec-independent protein translocase protein TatB produces the protein MFDIGAPELLVIAVVAILVIGPKEMPNALRMAGRWIGKIRRVSSHFKSGVDAMIREAELEEMDKKWQAQNEAIMAAHPPATAESQMEPIRPGPDSGQAEIERAAEPPAPDPARQKPKTGGDSPDTPAPPP, from the coding sequence ATGTTCGATATAGGCGCGCCCGAATTGCTGGTGATTGCGGTGGTCGCAATCCTGGTCATCGGGCCCAAGGAAATGCCCAACGCTCTGCGGATGGCTGGCCGCTGGATCGGCAAGATCAGGCGCGTCTCCTCTCATTTCAAATCGGGCGTCGATGCGATGATCCGCGAGGCGGAGCTGGAAGAGATGGACAAGAAATGGCAGGCGCAGAACGAGGCCATCATGGCTGCACATCCGCCGGCTACGGCCGAATCGCAGATGGAACCGATACGGCCCGGCCCCGATAGTGGTCAGGCGGAAATCGAACGCGCTGCCGAACCACCTGCGCCCGATCCGGCCCGGCAAAAGCCCAAGACCGGGGGCGATTCGCCCGATACACCTGCGCCCCCGCCCTGA
- a CDS encoding NAD(P)-dependent oxidoreductase, whose protein sequence is MEHAAGRNRKIAFIGLGVMGAPMAAHLVRAGHCVTAYNRTASRSAEWLAGLTELQAATAPTPAQAAGEADIVIACVGNDEDVEQVLLGSEGALAAMAPGGLLIDHTTTSADLARRLSTQAGERDIAFLDAPVSGGQAGAENGALAIMCGGLPDTFEQAEPVMRAYGKRIVHVGPAGAGQTAKMANQMCIAGVLGGLSEAIRLVQGAGLDEGKVLEAISGGAAQSWQMENRWKTMMAGDFDFGFAIDWMRKDLAYALAEANRLGLSSPVTALVDQFYAEIQAGGRGRQDTSALISRLPAADTTKDRT, encoded by the coding sequence ATGGAACATGCTGCGGGTCGCAATCGCAAGATCGCCTTTATCGGGCTGGGTGTCATGGGCGCCCCGATGGCCGCGCATCTGGTGCGCGCCGGCCACTGCGTGACAGCCTATAACCGTACCGCCAGCCGGTCCGCCGAATGGTTGGCCGGGCTGACCGAATTACAGGCCGCCACCGCACCTACTCCGGCGCAGGCCGCCGGTGAGGCAGATATCGTGATCGCCTGTGTCGGCAATGACGAAGACGTGGAGCAAGTGCTGCTGGGCAGCGAAGGCGCACTGGCCGCGATGGCGCCGGGCGGCCTGCTGATCGATCACACCACCACTTCCGCCGACCTCGCCCGCCGCTTGTCCACACAGGCTGGCGAGCGCGACATTGCCTTTCTCGACGCGCCGGTATCGGGCGGCCAGGCAGGCGCGGAAAATGGCGCGTTGGCGATCATGTGCGGCGGCTTGCCGGATACGTTCGAGCAAGCCGAGCCGGTTATGCGCGCCTATGGCAAACGGATCGTCCATGTCGGCCCGGCCGGTGCGGGGCAAACCGCCAAGATGGCCAACCAGATGTGTATCGCCGGGGTGCTGGGCGGATTGTCCGAAGCGATCCGGCTGGTCCAGGGGGCCGGGCTGGACGAAGGCAAGGTGCTGGAGGCGATTTCCGGCGGCGCGGCGCAAAGCTGGCAGATGGAAAACCGCTGGAAAACGATGATGGCGGGCGATTTCGACTTCGGCTTCGCCATCGACTGGATGCGCAAGGATCTGGCCTATGCCCTGGCCGAAGCGAACCGGCTGGGCCTGTCCAGCCCCGTCACCGCGCTGGTCGATCAATTCTACGCCGAGATACAGGCGGGCGGCCGCGGGCGGCAGGATACCAGTGCACTCATCTCCCGGCTTCCCGCCGCTGACACAACGAAAGATAGAACTTGA
- the tatA gene encoding twin-arginine translocase TatA/TatE family subunit, whose translation MGIGWPQLLVIALVVLVLFGRGRISEMMGDFGKGIKSFKKGLNEDEGSNPAASDEPSARIEGPSHEAKPAAEAAKHPQPADKRD comes from the coding sequence ATGGGTATCGGCTGGCCGCAACTTCTGGTGATCGCGCTGGTGGTGCTCGTGCTGTTTGGGCGCGGGCGCATCTCCGAAATGATGGGCGATTTCGGGAAGGGCATCAAAAGCTTCAAGAAGGGGCTGAACGAGGATGAGGGCAGCAATCCTGCTGCGTCCGATGAGCCATCTGCCCGAATCGAAGGCCCCTCCCACGAGGCGAAGCCGGCCGCAGAAGCAGCCAAACATCCGCAGCCTGCCGACAAGCGGGATTAA
- a CDS encoding ScpA family protein, whose translation MLRDEGSADEAAWITPASAETPDDSLYLELDGWEGPLDLLLDLARRQKVDLRAISILSLVDQYLDYIERAEALRLELAADYLVMAAWLAYLKSALLLPKEEQEDPSPEELALRLQLRLQRLGAMRESAARMMARDRIGRDIFLRGAPEGLRIDRKTSWRCDWYDLVQGYGQVKARTAPAIHMVRERAVMTLDSALDRVSAMLGVTLDWMALEEFLPPHADAQLRRSAKASSFVAALELARLGKAELAQDETFGELRLRRIKA comes from the coding sequence ATGCTGCGCGATGAAGGCAGCGCCGACGAGGCTGCCTGGATCACGCCTGCATCGGCCGAAACGCCGGACGATTCGCTCTATCTGGAACTGGACGGGTGGGAAGGCCCGCTCGATCTGCTGCTCGATCTGGCGCGGCGGCAAAAGGTCGATTTGCGGGCGATTTCGATCCTGTCGCTGGTCGATCAATATCTGGATTATATCGAGCGTGCCGAGGCGCTGCGGCTGGAACTGGCGGCCGATTACCTGGTGATGGCGGCGTGGCTCGCCTACCTCAAATCCGCGCTGCTCCTGCCGAAGGAGGAGCAGGAAGATCCGAGCCCGGAAGAACTCGCGCTGCGGTTGCAGCTCAGGCTCCAGCGGCTCGGCGCGATGCGCGAATCTGCGGCGCGAATGATGGCGCGCGACCGGATCGGGCGCGATATCTTCCTGCGCGGCGCACCCGAAGGTCTGCGGATCGATCGCAAGACCAGCTGGCGCTGCGACTGGTACGACCTCGTGCAGGGCTACGGACAGGTAAAGGCGCGCACCGCACCGGCGATCCACATGGTCCGCGAGCGCGCGGTGATGACTCTCGACAGCGCGCTGGACCGCGTTTCCGCCATGTTGGGAGTGACGCTCGACTGGATGGCGCTGGAGGAATTTCTGCCGCCGCACGCCGATGCGCAGCTGCGCCGATCGGCCAAGGCGAGCAGCTTCGTCGCGGCGCTGGAACTGGCCCGGCTGGGCAAGGCGGAACTGGCGCAGGACGAGACTTTCGGCGAGCTCAGGCTGAGGCGGATCAAGGCGTGA
- the tatC gene encoding twin-arginine translocase subunit TatC: MALKDLDDTQAPLLDHLVELRGRLVRCVAALAVAFGVCLYFADPILGFLIKPLNDAFPAGEGQLIFTKLYEVFFVELKVALFAGFFVSFPIIANQLWAFVAPGLYAKEKRAFLPFLVATPILFTAGGALAYFIVMPTAFTWFLGFEGEAGGLAIEALPSAGDYLSLVMQFILAFGISFLLPVLLLLLNRAGIVSRAQLAGARRYVIVGVVALAAIVTPPDPGSQLLLAFPLLVLFEGSLLIMLLGERRKGKTGGLTEEASTPNDESAAPGES, from the coding sequence ATGGCTTTGAAAGATCTCGACGACACGCAGGCACCGCTGCTCGATCATCTGGTCGAGCTGCGCGGCCGGCTGGTGCGCTGTGTGGCGGCGCTGGCGGTTGCATTCGGCGTGTGTCTGTATTTCGCCGACCCGATCCTTGGCTTCCTGATCAAACCGCTGAACGATGCGTTTCCCGCAGGTGAGGGCCAGCTTATTTTCACCAAGCTTTACGAAGTGTTCTTCGTCGAGCTGAAAGTGGCGCTATTTGCCGGGTTCTTCGTGAGTTTCCCGATCATCGCCAACCAGCTTTGGGCGTTCGTCGCACCGGGTCTCTATGCGAAGGAGAAGCGCGCTTTCCTGCCATTCCTGGTCGCTACGCCAATCCTGTTCACAGCGGGCGGTGCGCTGGCCTATTTCATCGTCATGCCGACGGCCTTCACCTGGTTCCTTGGGTTTGAAGGCGAGGCGGGTGGGCTGGCGATCGAGGCTTTGCCATCGGCTGGCGACTACCTTTCGCTGGTCATGCAGTTTATTCTGGCCTTCGGGATCAGCTTCCTGTTGCCGGTGCTGTTATTGTTGCTCAACCGTGCGGGGATCGTCAGCCGAGCGCAGCTGGCGGGCGCGCGGCGCTATGTTATCGTGGGTGTGGTCGCCTTGGCGGCAATCGTCACACCGCCCGACCCGGGTTCGCAATTGCTGCTCGCTTTCCCGCTGCTGGTGCTGTTCGAAGGCTCGCTCTTGATCATGCTGCTGGGTGAGCGCCGCAAGGGCAAAACGGGCGGTCTGACCGAAGAAGCATCTACACCGAATGACGAAAGTGCGGCTCCCGGCGAAAGTTGA
- a CDS encoding BamA/TamA family outer membrane protein, with translation MLSRRQPHPAASASPSAGEPRTAIRGSTASKARLRVLASILAATGIAAPALVQPLAAQDLSAPQSLEDLIPDSAVENPEAWAEQGVPDPETEEDRPPFLEPDSPLAEMPDLLVPWPDDLELPALVELEPSEDTDFAAVELPPMTDMPAADLFEISDDLILAFPEDQDRFPEQTEFLERFTMLSTVVALDDDDDENIAQLAARAREDEALLGTLLRVYGYYDAQVIRSVGAVQPGDDSVELDVPAVRFDVLPGVRYRFGAVDLGNLGQAPDAGMLRDTFEIQPGDPLSSDKIVEEQFDLDRKLGESGYPFAVIDGPSLLIDHDRDEGDLTMPVSPNGKYVFGDVTSSLPEFLSGRHLATIARFDPGDVYKRSLQQDLRRAVTATGLVGSVTVTPREVEAPSADEPGIVELDVGITKAPLRTVAGAIGYGTEEGVRVEASWEHRNLFPPEGALRVRGIVGTQEQLLGVTFKKNNFGGRDRILTLDAFASTLDSDAFDAQTIGIVGNYERTSNLLFQKPLSWSFGFEVLGSRERPPSVNGVVSPREEYLIAALPVSALIDTTDSLLDPTGGFRLGGRLAPETSRNSGMQSFYLRSQVDASYYQAFGGDAPDEGRPLVVAGRVRLGTMPGADLADIAPSRRYYAGGGGSVRGYGFQQIGPRDTLGEPSGGRSLVELSLEARIPTSFLDGAVSVVPFIDAGSVSRSVTPDFETIRVGAGVGVRYHTGFGPLRVDVATPINPGPDDSPVAIYVSLGQAF, from the coding sequence ATCTTATCGCGCAGGCAACCGCACCCGGCAGCCAGCGCAAGCCCGTCGGCGGGGGAACCAAGGACGGCGATCAGGGGCAGTACCGCGTCGAAAGCTAGGCTGCGCGTTCTCGCTTCCATCCTCGCGGCAACCGGCATTGCCGCGCCGGCGCTGGTCCAGCCGCTGGCCGCGCAGGACCTTTCGGCACCGCAAAGTCTGGAAGATCTGATTCCCGATTCGGCGGTGGAAAATCCCGAAGCATGGGCCGAGCAGGGCGTGCCCGATCCGGAAACCGAAGAAGACCGCCCGCCGTTCCTCGAACCGGATTCGCCCCTCGCCGAAATGCCGGACCTTCTGGTGCCCTGGCCGGACGATCTGGAACTGCCGGCGCTGGTCGAGCTGGAGCCGAGCGAAGACACCGATTTTGCGGCGGTCGAATTGCCGCCGATGACCGATATGCCGGCGGCGGACCTGTTCGAGATCAGCGACGATCTGATTCTCGCCTTTCCCGAGGACCAGGATCGCTTCCCCGAGCAGACCGAATTTCTCGAACGCTTCACCATGCTGTCCACCGTGGTCGCGCTGGATGACGATGATGACGAGAATATCGCCCAGCTCGCCGCCCGTGCGCGCGAGGACGAGGCGCTGCTGGGCACCTTGCTGCGCGTCTACGGCTATTACGATGCACAGGTGATTCGCAGCGTCGGGGCGGTCCAGCCGGGCGACGATTCGGTCGAGCTGGACGTACCTGCAGTGCGCTTCGACGTGTTGCCGGGCGTGCGCTATCGCTTCGGCGCGGTCGATCTGGGCAATCTGGGCCAGGCTCCCGATGCCGGGATGCTGCGCGACACGTTCGAGATCCAGCCAGGCGATCCGCTGTCCAGCGACAAGATCGTGGAAGAACAGTTCGATCTCGACCGGAAGCTGGGCGAATCCGGCTATCCCTTTGCAGTAATCGACGGGCCGAGCCTGCTGATCGACCACGACCGGGACGAAGGCGATCTGACCATGCCGGTCAGCCCCAACGGCAAATATGTATTCGGCGACGTGACCAGCAGCCTGCCCGAATTCCTTTCCGGCAGACATTTGGCGACCATTGCGCGCTTCGATCCCGGCGATGTCTACAAGCGCAGCCTGCAACAGGATTTGCGCCGCGCAGTGACCGCCACCGGGCTGGTCGGCAGCGTGACCGTGACCCCGCGCGAAGTAGAAGCGCCGAGCGCGGACGAGCCCGGCATCGTCGAGCTGGATGTCGGCATCACCAAGGCGCCCTTGCGGACCGTGGCCGGGGCGATCGGCTACGGCACCGAAGAAGGCGTCCGGGTCGAGGCGAGCTGGGAGCATCGCAATTTGTTCCCGCCCGAGGGCGCGCTGCGCGTGCGCGGAATCGTCGGCACGCAGGAACAGCTGCTGGGCGTTACTTTCAAGAAGAATAATTTCGGCGGGCGCGACCGTATCCTGACGCTCGATGCCTTTGCCAGCACGCTGGATAGCGATGCGTTCGATGCGCAGACGATCGGTATCGTCGGCAATTACGAGCGCACTTCCAACCTGCTGTTCCAGAAGCCGCTGAGCTGGTCGTTCGGCTTCGAGGTTCTGGGGAGCCGCGAGCGGCCACCTTCGGTGAACGGGGTGGTCTCCCCGCGCGAGGAATATCTTATCGCCGCGCTGCCGGTCAGCGCGCTGATCGACACGACCGATTCGCTGCTCGACCCGACCGGCGGGTTTCGTCTAGGCGGCCGGCTCGCACCCGAAACCTCCCGTAATAGCGGGATGCAGAGCTTCTACCTGCGCAGCCAGGTCGATGCGAGCTACTATCAGGCATTTGGCGGCGATGCGCCCGATGAAGGACGGCCTTTGGTCGTTGCCGGGCGGGTGCGGCTGGGCACGATGCCGGGCGCGGATCTGGCCGATATCGCGCCTTCGCGCCGCTATTATGCGGGCGGCGGCGGATCGGTGCGCGGCTACGGCTTCCAGCAGATCGGCCCGCGCGACACTCTGGGCGAACCCAGCGGCGGTCGCAGCCTGGTCGAATTGTCGCTGGAGGCGCGCATTCCCACCAGCTTCCTCGATGGTGCGGTATCGGTGGTGCCGTTCATCGATGCTGGCAGCGTGTCTCGCTCCGTGACACCCGATTTCGAGACCATTCGCGTCGGCGCGGGCGTGGGTGTCCGCTATCACACCGGCTTCGGTCCGCTGCGCGTCGATGTCGCTACGCCGATCAATCCGGGGCCGGACGATAGCCCTGTTGCCATCTACGTGTCGCTTGGTCAGGCGTTCTGA
- a CDS encoding threonine ammonia-lyase, whose product MTQANPASPSDSQSSATELLTVDHVRAAAERIRDAVVRTPTMHSITLSKITGAQIWLKFENLQFTAAYKERGALNALLLMEDERRKRGVIAASAGNHSQGLSYHGTRLGVPVTIVMPRTTPTVKVMQTESVGGKVVLEGETFDEAYAHACKLEKELGLTFVHPFDDPDVAAGAGTVALEMLEDAPELDCMVTPIGGGGLISGMSTVAKALRPEMEVIGVQSALFPSMFSHIKREERPCGGDTLAEGIAVKAPGRFTSQIIAERVDDILLAEEADLEKAVSLLLQIEKTVVEGAGAAGLAAVMANPDRFAGKNIGLVLCGGNIDTRLLANVLLRDLARSGRLARLRVTLQDRPGALFKVMHEFDAHNVNIIEIYHQRIFTSLPAKGLITDIECEARDRQQLDALIAALRGKGYKVSLVELD is encoded by the coding sequence ATGACGCAAGCCAATCCAGCCTCGCCATCCGACTCCCAATCATCGGCAACCGAACTGCTGACGGTGGACCATGTTCGCGCTGCTGCGGAGCGGATCAGGGATGCGGTGGTGCGCACGCCCACGATGCATTCGATCACCCTGTCGAAAATCACCGGCGCGCAGATCTGGCTGAAGTTCGAAAACCTCCAATTTACCGCTGCATATAAGGAACGCGGTGCGCTCAACGCGCTGCTGTTGATGGAGGACGAGCGGCGCAAGCGCGGCGTGATCGCAGCATCGGCAGGCAATCACAGCCAGGGACTGTCTTATCACGGCACGCGGCTCGGCGTGCCGGTCACCATCGTGATGCCGCGCACCACGCCCACGGTGAAGGTGATGCAGACCGAAAGCGTCGGCGGCAAGGTGGTGCTGGAAGGCGAGACATTCGACGAGGCCTATGCCCATGCCTGCAAGCTGGAAAAGGAACTGGGGCTGACCTTCGTCCACCCGTTCGACGATCCCGACGTGGCGGCGGGTGCGGGCACGGTGGCGCTGGAAATGCTGGAGGATGCGCCCGAACTCGATTGCATGGTGACGCCGATTGGCGGCGGCGGGCTGATCTCCGGCATGTCTACGGTGGCCAAGGCGCTGCGCCCCGAAATGGAAGTGATCGGCGTGCAATCGGCGCTGTTCCCCTCGATGTTCAGCCATATCAAGCGCGAGGAGCGACCCTGCGGCGGCGATACGCTGGCGGAAGGTATCGCGGTCAAGGCGCCGGGCCGCTTCACTTCGCAGATCATTGCCGAGCGAGTCGACGATATTCTGCTCGCGGAAGAAGCGGATCTGGAAAAGGCGGTGTCGCTGCTGCTCCAGATAGAAAAGACCGTGGTCGAAGGGGCAGGGGCCGCCGGGCTGGCGGCGGTCATGGCCAATCCGGACCGGTTTGCGGGCAAGAATATCGGGCTGGTGCTGTGCGGCGGAAATATCGACACAAGGCTGCTCGCCAATGTGCTGCTGCGCGATCTGGCCCGGTCGGGCCGGCTGGCGCGGCTGCGGGTAACCCTGCAGGATCGGCCCGGTGCGCTGTTCAAGGTGATGCATGAATTCGATGCGCACAACGTCAACATCATCGAAATCTATCACCAGCGTATCTTCACCTCGCTGCCGGCCAAGGGCCTGATAACCGATATCGAATGCGAGGCGCGCGACCGGCAGCAACTCGATGCGCTGATCGCTGCGCTGCGCGGCAAGGGCTATAAAGTTAGCTTGGTGGAGCTGGACTGA
- the scpB gene encoding SMC-Scp complex subunit ScpB, with protein sequence MSEQPDDLARAVEATLFASEEPLSLEQLAHHLGDAEHAAVRAALQSLAVHYDGRGVCLVERARKWHFQTAPDLAHLLRREREQVRKLSRAATEVLAIIAYHEPVSRAEIESIRGVQTAKGTLDVLMEAGWVRVAGRREVPGRPVIYATTPEFLQHFGLASRRDLPGIDELRAAGLLDPVDDAYDALIGEPAGDEADEQEGRVDRGDAAIEGGDATAG encoded by the coding sequence GTGAGCGAGCAGCCGGACGATCTGGCGCGCGCGGTGGAGGCGACCCTGTTCGCTTCCGAAGAACCTTTGAGCCTGGAGCAGCTGGCGCATCATCTGGGCGATGCCGAGCACGCGGCGGTGCGCGCTGCGCTGCAATCGCTCGCCGTACATTATGACGGGCGCGGCGTCTGCCTGGTGGAGCGAGCGCGCAAATGGCATTTCCAGACCGCGCCCGATCTGGCGCACCTGCTGCGGCGCGAACGCGAACAGGTCCGCAAGTTGAGCCGTGCCGCGACCGAGGTGCTCGCCATCATCGCCTATCACGAACCGGTCAGCCGCGCAGAAATCGAATCGATTCGCGGGGTACAGACCGCCAAGGGCACGCTGGACGTGTTGATGGAGGCGGGCTGGGTCCGCGTCGCCGGACGCAGAGAGGTGCCGGGCCGCCCGGTCATCTATGCCACCACGCCCGAATTTCTCCAGCATTTCGGGCTGGCCAGCCGCCGCGATTTGCCCGGAATCGACGAATTGCGCGCCGCCGGGCTGCTCGATCCTGTGGATGATGCCTACGATGCGCTGATCGGCGAGCCGGCGGGTGATGAAGCGGACGAGCAGGAAGGCCGGGTGGATCGCGGCGATGCTGCAATCGAAGGCGGAGACGCAACGGCTGGTTGA